From Phragmites australis chromosome 5, lpPhrAust1.1, whole genome shotgun sequence, a single genomic window includes:
- the LOC133919368 gene encoding uncharacterized protein At2g24330-like — MASSPAEAEADEVAAPADAAEPKGKEGKRGGVLGRVWRALFGGREDFEKRLQYLSKEEAAVHARMRRRTQFSRRAVRNLIVLSVLGEVLAVAYSIMMTRNEDLTWQMRVFRVLPMFVLPAVSSVIYSTVVNFTRMLERNDKKTLEKLRAERKSKIDELKERTNYYRTQQLIQKYDLDPAAKAAAASVLASKLGEETGLKVHVGEEPKLDAAVARSNDVEILPSDGLRNRKQPNVRGSRTGSSTDAHTPAQGAESSPTAITGLETAPPPMVVEHHQGSGASDGGWIAKIVALLVGEDPSQSYALICGNCHMHNGLARKEDYPHITYYCPHCHALNTSKQSMGQYSGSNSGRSTLVPADGISASSSVQESELSNLSTLQELPKEENVEKQEVEAS, encoded by the exons ATGGCTTCTTCcccggcggaggcggaggcggacgaGGTGGCGGCCCCAGCCGACGCCGCGGAGCCCaaggggaaggaggggaagcGGGGCGGGGTTCTGGGGAGGGTATGGCGGGCGCTCTTCGGCGGCCGCGAGGACTTCGAGAAGCGCCTGCAGTACCTGTccaaggaggaggccgccgtGCACGCGCGGATGCGCCGCCGGACGCAGTTCTCGCGCCGCGCCGTCCGCAACCTCATCGTCCTCTCCGTCCTCGGCGAG GTGTTGGCTGTTGCTTATTCTATCATGATGACACGAAATGAGGATCTAACTTGGCAAATGAGGGTGTTTCGAGTGCTACCTATGTTTGTTCTGCCTGCTGTATCCTCTGTGATATATTCAACAGTTGTAAACTTCACAAGAATGC TTGAACGGAATGACAAGAAGACCCTTGAGAAGTTGAGGGCTGAGAGGAAATCCAAGATTGATGAGCTCAAAGAGAGAACAAATTATTATCGTACCCAACAGCTTATTCAG AAATATGATCTCGATCCAGCTGCAAAGGCTGCGGCAGCTTCTGTTTTGGCATCTAAGCTGGGTGAGGAGACTGGCTTAAAAGTTCATGTTGGAGAAGAACCAAAGTTGGATGCAGCAGTGGCTAGAAGCAACGATGTCGAGATACTACCATCTGATGGGTTGAGAAACAGGAAGCAACCCAATGTAAGAGGCAGCAGAACTGGGAGCTCCACAGATGCTCATACCCCAGCACAGGGAGCTGAATCCAGTCCAACTGCTATTACTGGCCTGGAAACTGCACCGCCTCCAATGGTGGTAGAACATCATCAAGGATCAGGGGCAAGTGATGGTGGATGGATTGCAAAAATTGTTGCCTTACTTGTGGGGGAAGACCCATCACAGTCATACGCTTTGATCTGTGGCAACTGCCATATGCATAATG GCTTGGCCCGGAAGGAAGATTACCCACATATTACGTACTACTGCCCACATTGTCATGCATTGAACACATCAAAGCAGTCCATGGGGCAATACTCAGGCTCCAACTCAGGCCGGTCGACCCTTGTTCCTGCTGATGGAATATCCGCTTCCAGTTCAGTACAAGAGAGTGAGTTGAGTAACCTGAGCACACTGCAGGAGCTGCCAAAGGAAGAAAATGTGGAGAAGCAAGAAGTGGAGGCAAGTTGA
- the LOC133917607 gene encoding photosynthetic NDH subunit of lumenal location 3, chloroplastic-like, which translates to MDQGMELKGCVCRIKSSAAELLSMEEDLVTDLDDGLWDLVRRDLQLKATFLYVDLSRVISRCEGKERRKALTLLANEFFDFMDELGDAVATRSISVVKACYGDAARALREVVAAVAPPAAV; encoded by the exons ATGGATCAGGGGATGGAGCTGAAGGGATGCGTTTGCCGGATCAAGAGCTCCGCAGCTGAGCTTCTGTCCATGGAGGAGGATCTGGTGACTGATCTGGACGATGGCCTATGGGATTTGGTCAGGAGGGACCTCCAGCTCAAGGCCACCTTCCTGTATGTTGACCTGAGCCGTGTGATCTCCCGCTGCGAGGGCAAGGAGCGCAGGAAGGCGCTCACCCTTCTCGCCAACGAGTTCTTCGACTTCATGGATGAG CTGGGTGACGCCGTGGCGACCCGGAGCATCTCCGTCGTGAAGGCGTGCTACGGCGACGCGGCTCGGGCTCTGCGCGAGGTGGTCGCCGCCGTTGCGCCGCCGGCAGCAGTCTGA